tcaaattattaagttaaatgacacgtgacaattgactggtataccaatttaggattttacgccatgtttgtcacagtttacaatttttgtgattttttttgtagtattaatccaatttagcatactgtatatttgtcataaatttaccattttgggggttttttgcagtcgaataaattagtttggggtaaatttgtcataaatgtaccagtttagggtttttttcaTAATcagttgaggtaaatttgtcacaagtataccagtttggggtttttcatggtaaaaaaaatagttttggataaatttgtcataagcgtaccaatttagagtttttcaggatattaactcTTTTTTGAATTGGTGAAATGACCCAAAATTCAAGAGTTGCATCTCGCTTTTGCTACTTTTCTACTTATGCTTAGCCTTGATGAGCCACTTTTTGCGGCTTCTGTTCAGGAGTACCCTCGCTAATTAGGCACGAGGTGAGGGCTATCCGTCTGCGGATTTCTGAGTAAAGCGGATATCACCTATTCCTTATCAACGTAGTTGTCTAGTAGAATGTTTGTTTAGTAGGGAAACTCATGCCGAGGGGACAACAACGAGGAACAAAATGCCTGTCTGAAAGAAATGCAAGACACCATCTCTGTCTCAGCAATGAGTGAACACACAAATTCTCATTATATTTAGGATTGAGCTTGTACATATTATTAGCCTGTTATTTTGTTTCAGGTTTTTGCATGATGTGCATTTTTGGGACTTGTTGAGAGGAACATTGAATTACCGTAGATTATCACTTTCTCTTGTCCTTAAGATCAAAGTTAGATGTGAAAATTTGAGTCTGTCTATGTCGATCGTTGAGGTCTTTACACTAATTTATGATGTTTAGACTTCTGTGGTGACAATCTAATTATGTAGttttcaaaactaaaatagTCAGGTATTAACTAATATAGCTTCATGGGAATTGTGTGTGGACTTGCCAAGATCATAGTATCCATAATATAAATGAATTATAATTAAGGATGAAACCAAGTAACCATAGCAATACACCCTAGTGACATTGGGAACGCACTGGAAACCTACATGCTCCCGGAAAATCCCATAGGCAAAAAGCGTGACTGTTTTAGATTCCACAAATCATATTGCCGAAAGTCTGCAAGATCCATTTGAGGCCTTCCGCTTTGTTTTTTGACAGTATGACGACCATATCTATATACATTTCAGAACATGACATTTACAATTCTTGGGCTTACAAGGAGCATAATGGATCCTGGTTCAAGTAACACAGGTGCAAgggagaaaattctaaaatagagATTCGATGCGCAGACAATGAATGGGACAAATTAAGAAGCATCTCACCAGTAGTCATTGGATGAGCATGTTCTGTCCGTAAAATGGTGGAACTGGGTTTGCATGCCTTACAACTATAGAACTTCCGGTTGCCATGGAAATACACTTGATTCTATAAAGACAATCTCTGCAAATGCTAAGGTTCTTAAACACCCAGACAGGTTTCAGACTGGAGGTGCTTAAAAGGCCAAAAACAACAGCAATTTTTTCAAGGTGCTGGAGCAAATATTGTTCCTTCTGTCCCTCCTCCACATCATGAAGAACAAATTCAGTATTGAGAACATAACCAAGTTTCTTTATACGACTAGCCAATTGGTCCCGTTCGTCATAGATCTCCCGAGCGTCCGGGTGTGATGTATGAAACTTGTGAACTATACTTTTCACTTCAATCCAGCTTCAACCAGCTTCTTTTGTaagatttttcagttttatccTCTTCCTGATTGCCACTGCATCATCCCATAGACCAGCTGATGCATACAGAGTTGATAGCAAAACAAAGCAGCAAGGTCATCTGGCTCCTGCTTAAAAATCATTGCTGCAGCTTGTTTTGCAAGTTCAACATTGCCGTGAACTCGGCAAGCTCCAAGAAATGTATGCCAGACCAATGTAACAGCCCGAAAGGCACAGCATTTATAAACTTAAGGGCTACTTAAGGGCTTCAACGAGGAAGCCCAATCTTCCCAATAAGTCCACCATGCATGCACAGTACTCGATTCTGGGCATGATTCCATAATCTGTCTACATTGATCTAAAGTGTTTCCATCCATCAGATACCAAATCCACATGGCTATAAGAGGATGAAACAGCAACATAGGTGATCTCATTTGGCCTCACACCAGCCTCAAGCATTTTACGGAATGTGACTGGAGCTCTCATTGCAAATTTATGTTTTGCAAAACCATCAATCATTGAAGTCCaagttataatatttttctctcttgccTCATAGAAAACTCAAAAAGCAGCTTCTATGTTTCGACACCTAGAATACATAGAGATCAAACCATTAAAAATGCACTGACTTGAGTCGAGCCCTGATTTTACCACCCTCACATTGATTTGCTCCCCCTTACCAATAGTGCTGATACAGGCAACTCCACTTAAAAGGCTGGCAAATGTAAAATCACTTGTCCAAGACATCATTTTACAATCTTGCATCCGGTCAAACACCTTTCTCGAATCATGAAGTGATCCACTTGCTACAGACTTCACGTGCATGTCCACCAAGTTGCATCCAATACAGGCATCTGAAGCCAATCCAGACCACATAATCCAGGAATGCAATTGCACCCCAAGGGATAGTAGCTCCAACCTGGAACATGCCGACGAAACAGCTGTAAGTGTAAGTCTATCCGGCACAGCCCACTTGCCAGcatatccaaaaacaaatcaacaGCATTCTTTGGACAACCCAACTGAGTACATCTTGTCATCATTAAAGTTTATGCGACCACATTCCTCTCAGGCATTTTCTCAAACAACTTACGAGCTGAAATCAAATCAGCAGTACACTTTACAAACATGTCAATTAATGCCTGCCAAACACACACATCAGAATCAAGATGCCTATCACCAATTGATGCATTCATCGGAACCGAACAAGCTCGAGGGAAAAGACCATCTTCAAGCATATGAACGAAAGtatccaccttttttttttttttggggtcgaagCATCGACTGCTTAGAACGGATGTGGTTATTGGCATAGCAAGAGATAATGGAACTCCAAGAAACCAAATCCCCAAGGTTCGCTCCGCCTCAGCCCAGTCGTTGCATTTTATATAGAGACCGATGAGCAATTTGAAAATCACCGAGTCGGGCTCAAGCTGGGATCGAGCGAGCACGCAATGGGCGCGCCTCCCGAGCGGGAACTCGCGGGAGCGAATGCAGGActtgaggaggagagagaaggtgaGGTATTGCTCCGCAGGAGGTGGCCGACATCAAGGTGGGTGATCAGGCGGCGGTCGAGGGGCGAGAGCTTGATATTGGACGGTGGAGAAccgcagaggagagagagagactcctCGCTAAATACAAGTCGAGCTTGCTCTGTCATATCAGGAGCACTCAGGAAACAGGAAATGTAAACAGATAGCCAATGAGGCAATTCTTCTGCAAAACACAGGATGCTACAAACGCTAAAAAAATCACATACGATTCACGAATTacatggaagaaaagaaaatcatacaTTCACCGCTATTGTTATCTCATTGCTATTCTGAAATTGGAATCCTTCAGAAGTTATTGGAGCACTTGATGTGGTTGAGAATGATTGAAGTTCTGTTTCATCGTTGACATCATCAAATGGCTTCTCAGATGGATACAGAAGAGGTTTCGGAGGCGGTTGCAATTTATCaatatctccttcaagcatGTTTAGGACTTTAATCATTGATGGCCAATTGTCGGGGATTAATTGTATACACCAAAGGGCAACTATTACCATCTTTCTAATTAGCTCCCTTTCCCCTTCTACTTCTTCCATTTCAATCTCGCTCTCTTTGCTGAGTTGATCATAGACCCACAAAGGGAAATAAGTTTGACTTGAACGCTCAAcattctttgcatttttcctcCTACTTGCCATTTCCATTAGCAACatcccaaaactataaacatcagcTTTATACGAGACACCACCAATGTACTTGTAGAATAGCTTAGGAGCCATATATCCCAATGTTCCTCTTGCAGCAGTTAATGACACAATACTGTGGTCCGCAGGATAAAGTCTTGCAAGCCCAAAATCAGAAACTTTCGGGGTAAAATGTTGATCTAGAAGAATATTGTGAGGCTTGATGTCAAAATGTAGAATTTGCATATCGCATCCCCGATGTAAATATTCTATTCCCCTAGCTACACCAAGAGAGATCtcatatattttcttataatcaagAGAATCGTCGTCATCTTTAAAGAAAATGTGCTTATCCAAAGATCCATTTGACATGAAATCATACACGAGAGCTTGTTTAGAGTTGTTAAAGCAAAAACCAACAAGTTCGACCACGTTTACATGGTGGATCCTTCCAATAGTAGCCACTTCGCTTATGAAATCTTGGCCATTAGATTTTGGTCTATTCAAAATCTTAACAGCAACTTCATTACCACTTCTAAGTATACCTTTGTACACAGAGCCATATCCTCCTTCCCCTATTTtgtgtttgaaatttttcgtgatTTTCTTGATATCCGAGTAAGAGTATCTTATGGGAAAAAAGTTGTTATGAGCTTGAAGGAATTCTTCAATCTTTCCGTCCATTGATCGGTGCCTTCTCATCCACTTATAGATTAAAAATATCAACACACACGGAGCTCCGAGTATGGATTTTGCTGCGATGATTTGCGCTGTGGAGAAATTAGTCCAAAGATTAGCATAGTGTGATTATTCTAATTACATATAGAAAAGttgttcttttttgggtcagagTGCTGCTTGAGATCTACATAGTTGTGAGGATAAGAGGACTAGCCATACCTAAGAAAAAGGGTACATAAGGAGCTGCATAAAGCGCAAGTGCCGCCTGCATAGAACTATCTGTAAAAGGCAAGACAATTTTAGTGGTAAGACATACAAATAATTCAGGTTAAGCCATAAATCAAGTCAAAGATAAATCGATACAATCATTGTATAAGTGTAAAGACAGGCTTTTATTCATTAAAAGTCGCAAGTGGAGAATAGGGTAAAGAAGAGTAATTGACTTTCACTCTCCTATATAGCCCCTAGATCCAGTTCTATTCTATTCGCCGGGGGAAATCATGTCACCATAGCATGATCTTTCTTATCAAAGAAGGACGATTTTGCTCCCTGTTCTCCTAGATGTATCAGATGATTAAGTCCACTGGTCACGTAATTCTAATTTACAAACCAACGCAAGAGACAAGAGCTACTATCAAATCAAACATTTTTCCCCAGTCAAATTTAAAGTAACCAAATCCAGAAAAGCTCCATGGGTTGAGGAACAATAAAAGAGCAGTGCAGGCTCCATCTACTCAAATTTTGTCAAACTATTTTACTTAagtgatgtggcaatttttcaCATGGGTCATTTAAAGATTTTAATGACGTAATGTGTGGGTCCTACGTATTTACAGTATCCAATTGAAACTTGCTATGTAACTGGAtgattaattttggaaaaatctctTAATAGAGCTGGCACttaagaaaggaggaggaattaccgacgaaaaaaaaagaaagaaagaaaggaggaggaagaagaagaaagagagagagaaagaaaagctcTAGGGAAAGTCGCTTACTGGAGTTATAGTAACTGCACCTCCCCGGACGATATGTGAAACCCAGGAAGCAAAATCGAAGCGTTCCAACTGGCGAATTGAATTCTATATAGGCGAGATTGAATCCCTCGGTCATCATGCCGTGGCGTTCCTCGTAGGATAAGCTCACACGATCCATTTCCCTGCCCAAGCTACGGACCGATGCGAATGCCATCATAGTTATAGTGCAAGTATCCTGGATGTCCAGTGCTCTTAATGCATCAGATCCATGACCA
The sequence above is drawn from the Eucalyptus grandis isolate ANBG69807.140 chromosome 11, ASM1654582v1, whole genome shotgun sequence genome and encodes:
- the LOC104428567 gene encoding rust resistance kinase Lr10 is translated as MINAFSFIFMYHVFLLILHVLLLGSRCSAKKNHFCAASSCGEIPNISYLFRPRSDPKRCGLSRYELACENNRTVLYLHAGRYYVKSIHYRYHNDKNNFRGDITVVDDGLEKSNCSSLPRYSLADTNFSGNDVYSPYYQNLVVFIKCALPIASTSYVDTKLCIDGAYSAGRPPNFSQTKLYSYALHGHGSDALRALDIQDTCTITMMAFASVRSLGREMDRVSLSYEERHGMMTEGFNLAYIEFNSPVGTLRFCFLGFTYRPGRCSYYNSNSSMQAALALYAAPYVPFFLAQIIAAKSILGAPCVLIFLIYKWMRRHRSMDGKIEEFLQAHNNFFPIRYSYSDIKKITKNFKHKIGEGGYGSVYKGILRSGNEVAVKILNRPKSNGQDFISEVATIGRIHHVNVVELVGFCFNNSKQALVYDFMSNGSLDKHIFFKDDDDSLDYKKIYEISLGVARGIEYLHRGCDMQILHFDIKPHNILLDQHFTPKVSDFGLARLYPADHSIVSLTAARGTLGYMAPKLFYKYIGGVSYKADVYSFGMLLMEMASRRKNAKNVERSSQTYFPLWVYDQLSKESEIEMEEVEGERELIRKMVIVALWCIQLIPDNWPSMIKVLNMLEGDIDKLQPPPKPLLYPSEKPFDDVNDETELQSFSTTSSAPITSEGFQFQNSNEITIAVNV